The DNA segment TACGATGCAAGATGGAGATCACTTCGGTGACCTGCTCATTCTTTAATGTGTAATACACGATCTGTGAGCTCTTGCGGGTCGCGACTAAGTCTTCAGAGCGCAATACGGCTAAATGCTGTGATAGCGCCGACTGGCTGAGAGGAACCGTTTTATTTAACTCGGTTACGCTTAACTCTTTATCCAGTAACAAGCACAAAATCATTAATCGATAGGGGTTCGCGATAGCCTTAAGCCACTTTGCTGCACTTTCGGCATTGGTGACCATTGCGCTGGCGTCGATTTCTTTTTGCATACGATTACTTACTCCATCGCCTTTAATTAGTTTATTCTAATTGAACTGGTCTTATAAAACAATCTACTTGTTGAGCATACTTGTGGATTACGGTTATCTCAATTTTTGATGTC comes from the Shewanella halifaxensis HAW-EB4 genome and includes:
- a CDS encoding ArsR/SmtB family transcription factor, encoding MQKEIDASAMVTNAESAAKWLKAIANPYRLMILCLLLDKELSVTELNKTVPLSQSALSQHLAVLRSEDLVATRKSSQIVYYTLKNEQVTEVISILHRKYCA